ACTTGGACAACCAGCTACAACATTATCAGGCGGTGAAGCACAGCGTGTAAAGCTGGCATCAGAATTACATCGCCGTTCGACAGGCCGTTCCTTATACATTTTAGATGAACCGACAACGGGTTTACATGTTGATGATATTTCCCGATTATTAAAAGTTCTGCAGCGGTTAGTAGAAAATGGTGACACGGTGTTAGTGATAGAACACAACTTAGATGTCATTAAAGCAGCAGACTATATAATCGATCTTGGCCCTGAGGGAGGAGCAGGTGGTGGTACGATTGTTGCAACAGGTACACCTGAGGAAGTAGCGGAAGTTGAACAATCGTATACCGGGAAATATTTAAAACCGATTTTAGAGCGTGATCGAGAGCGGATGAAGCAACGAATTCGTGAAACAGAAGCAATAGCAAAGAATTAAGGAAGAGCATACTTCAGCATGACTATAACATGTTGAAGTATGCTCTTTTTTTGTTGTTTAAATTATAAATTTACAACTTGTGGACAACCTTGTTCATCGTTGTTTTTTTATTGCCTGAGTTTCCTCTATCTCCTACTGAAAGGTCTTAGTTTGTACGCCGCTTTAGCGAACGCCCCGCGCTTTTGTTTGTATGGGAGCGATAGGTTTATAAGGGAATGAATAGTGAGCTATTTGTTGCAACAAAGATTTTTATTTAAATAATTTTTCTTAAAAGTATTGCATTTCAGTTATATTTTTGTATACTTGTATTACAAGAAGATAATATGAAATATAGATGCGAGTCTTCATATCAAAATGAAAATACATATTTAACATGCCATGAAATATTTGAGTATACGAGATGACAGAAAATGAAAAACAGGGGTTTTCAATGTGAGTAAGCAAACACAAATAGATCAGATATTAGAAGAACTAAAAAATTTCATAGAGCCGAAAAGATTATTAACACAACTGGAGGATCTCGTAAGCTTTTCTTATGATGCTTCATTTGGTGTTTATTTACCTGAAATTGTCGTACAACCGACATCAACGGATGAAGTTCAAAAATTGATGAAATTGGCCAATAAATATAAAGTACCCGTATATCCAAGAGGTCAAGGAACAAGCTTAAGTGGCGGCCCTTTGCCAGTAAAGGGTGGAATGGTTCTTGATTTTTCTCAATGGGATCAAAAGCTGGAGATTTATCCAGATGATTTAATTGCAGTTGTGTCGCCAGGTGTATTGACGTCTGATATAAACGCAGCTGCAAATGAATACGGATTAATGTATCCACCTGATCCGAGCAGCTCAAATGTGTCCACAATTGGTGGTAATTTAGCTGAGAATGCCGGTGGGCCACGAGGCTTGAAATATGGCGTGACTAAAGACTATGTGATTGGTCTGGAGGCAGTTACGCCAGAAGGAGAAATCTTTAGAACTGGTGGTAGAACGGTTAAAAACGTAACAGGTTATGATTTGACGAAATTAATTGTTGGTTCAGAGGGAACATTAGCGGTGATTACCGAAGCGATTTTGCGGTTGTTTCCAAAACCGCCAGCAACGAAAACTTTAATGGCTATTTTCAACGATATTGTTGATTCTGGCCGAGCAATCTCAAAAGTTTTAAGTTCAGGAATTCTCCCATCCAAGATGGAATTGATGGATCAAGCTTCAGTCGTTGCGGTTGAGAATTACCAACCACTTGGACTGCCTACAGATATAGAAGCTATTTTATTAATTGAATTAGATGGACATCCTCAAGCCATTGAAGAGGAAATCGTAAAAGTGGAACAAATTTGTAAAGAGGTCGGAGCAAGAGAAGTCAAAGTATCTAGAAATGAAGAGGAAGCATTACAATTGTGGAAAGCCAGAAAGCTAGTTTCACCTGCTATTGCTCGTATAAAGCCGACCAAAATATCGGAAGATGCAACCGTTCCAAGAAGTAAGATTCCAGAAATGTTCAAGAGATTGAAGGAAATTAAAAACAAATATCAAATCGATTTAGTCGTTTTTGGACATGCTGGTGATGGAAACTTGCATCCGAATATCATCGCAGATCAAAGAGATGTCGAAGAAATGAAAAGAGTTGAAAAAGCGGTTGAAGAAATTTTTGCAGCTGCCGTAGAACTCGGTGGTACTTTATCGGGAGAACACGGAATTGGAACGATGAAAGCACCATTTTTGGAGATGGAGTTAGGAAAGGTAGGCATTGAAATGATGAAGAGAATTAAACAAAGCTGGGATCCAAACAATATTTTAAATCCAGGAAAAATTTTCCCTGAAGAAGGGCAAAGGTTCGTGTTGCGAAGTGAGTAAACAAGAGCCAAAATACAATCTCGCATACGATGAGACATTTAGTTGTGTTCAATGCGGCTATTGTCTTCCATCTTGTCCAACCTATAAAACGATGGAAAAGGAAACACACTCCCCAAGGGGCAGAATAAACTTAGTCAAGATGGCGGCTGAAGGAAAAATTCCCATTTCCCAGTTAAAAGAACCGATCGATTTATGTTTAGGATGTCGTGCCTGTGAAACAGCTTGTCCAACAAACGTACAATATGGAAAAATACTAGATTCCGCAAAAGTAGCATTGCAAAATGAAGTAAATGATAGGTCGAAAGCGAAAAAATATTTTAAAGATTTAATTTTCAAACATACATTGCCAAATGAGCGGACATTAAATCTTCTTGGAAATGGGTTGAGGATGTATCAAAAATCAGGTTTAAAGCAAATTGCTCATAAGTCTGGAATCATCAACTTATTCCCTAAAAAAATTAGTGCGTTTGATCAAATAACACCAAATATACCAAGTCAAGCAAAAAAAAGACAACGTCCGCGTGTGTTGAAGCCAGAAGGGGAAGCAGCGTTTAAAATTGGATTTTTTAAAGGCTGTATCATGGATACTGTCTTTTCTGAAATTAATGATTTAAGTATGAAGCTATTGCGGGCAAGTGGGTGTGAGGTTGTTTTAATAGAAGAGCAAACTTGCTGCGGAGCACTCCAAAGCCATAGCGGAGATCGGGAAATAGCAAAATCTTTAGCAAAAGCCAATATTGAAGCTTTTGAACAACACTCCTTTGATTTTATTGTCAATAGCATCGGTGGCTGCGGAGCGATGCTTGTTGAATATCATCATTTATTTGAAGATGATCCTGAGTGGTATGAGCGAGCAAAAGCTTTTGCAGAAAAAAATAAAGATATTAGCTTTGTGTTATCACAGCTTGAACTACCCTTTAAAAAAGAGATCAACAAAGTGGTAACCTATCAACCATCCTGTCATATGACAAATGTTCAAAAGCTAACAAAAGAGCCCTTACTCCTGCTTCGCTCCATTCCGGGAATAACATATAGAGAGCATGATCAAGCGAATATGTGCTGCGGATCAGCAGGTATTTATAATATTGTGAATTATGAGGAATCAATGGAAATACTAGATGAGAAAATGAAAAATATTCAAAAGATTAGCCCTGATATCATCGTAACAACGAATCCAGGATGCCATTTACAAATGAAATTGGGAGTAGTAAGGGAGAATTTATCAAATTCAGTAGAAGTCGTTCATTTAGTAGAGTTATTGTGTGAGGCTTGTGATATTAAAGTGGATGGATGAATAGCCCATTTCATTGACGATATAAATGGATAATTGTCTATTAAGTTGTAAGATTAGTAGACAAATAATGTTTTTGATAAAGGATATTATTTTAGCTAACAGTTTTTATAGCGATCATTTGAAGAAAAAACATTATAATATTTATTGGTCTGGGAAGCGAAAATTGCTTCCCTTTATTAATGGGTAGCGACAATTGTTTATCAAATTTGACTTGTAATTGGGGGAAGCATGTTGTGGATATGTCAACTCTTTTGTCTTCGTTTGGTATTATGACAATCATTATTTTATTAGGATTTATCATTGCCCGAAAATATAAGGTTACTGCTGAATCTAAACAGTTGTTAATCATCATTATTATTCATATAGCTGTTCCATCCATTATCTTAAATGGAATTTTTAATACGGATATGAATGGTACAACACTTGCAAAAATGTTCATGATCTTTCTCCTTTCTATTATGTTTAATACGGTCGGTATTTTATTAGGGTGGTTTAGCGCCGTTATTTTTCGTTTTCGAGCTATAAAAGCAAAAAAAATAGCTATTTTGTCAGGATTAGGGAATACGGGCTTTATCGGCATACCTCTTTGTGAAAGATTATTTGGTCCGGAAGGCGGCTTATTAGCAGCCATCTATGATGCGGGGCTAGATGTTGTAGCTTTTACACTTGTCATTGTATTACTACAAAAAAATGAAAAATTTTCTTTTCGTAGTTTTAAAGCCATTATGAATATGCCTATTGCTGCGATTATGATTGGGGTTTCCATTGCAATTATCGGTTATCAGCCGCCTTTGCTCATAAAACATTTAACATCAACCTTAGCGAACCTAGCTGCTCCATTAGCGATGATTTACATCGGTTTGTTAATACCAGAGTTTCTCAAGGAAAAGAAAAAAATACCTGTACGTTTTGTAAGCCTTTCTTTGATAATGAAACTATTCATAATTCCACTTCTTTTCATTATGATCTTACAAATCATGCCTATTGCAGTTGAAGTGAAAAATGTTGTTTCTATTCAGGTATCCATGCCAACATTTATGTTAGCAACTGTCTTATTTGCCAAATATGCTAATGATGAGGAAACAGCTGTGATGATTACGATTTACTCGACGATTCTTTCATTAATAACCGTGCCCCTAATTGTTTATGCAACAAGTTTATTTTTATAAAGTTCGTGAATATTCGAATGATATACAAATGGTGTTCTGTCGGAAGGTACGTGAATCTTTCTAAAAATAGAGTCGTATAAATAAAGGCTCTTTTCTAAAAAATTGTTGCTTTACTATACGATAGCTTTTTTATTGCCAATCATCGTATTCTTTATTTCTGATTCAGATTGTGTAAAACGCGATGCTAAATGTTCCCTTTTTTCACATATTATTCCTGTCATATCTGTCGTTGTTTCTGTTCTTATTGGTATAACCGTTTTATGGTCGAGTGCATTGGACTTCCTTGTTTTTGGATTAATCGCTTTTGTTGGATTGATCAATATTATTGTTGTGATATGGAATATTGTTCAAGGAGTTAAAC
This sequence is a window from Bacillus alveayuensis. Protein-coding genes within it:
- a CDS encoding glycolate oxidase iron-sulfur subunit (product_source=KO:K11473; cath_funfam=1.10.1060.10; cog=COG0247; ko=KO:K11473; pfam=PF02754,PF13183; superfamily=46548); this translates as MSKQEPKYNLAYDETFSCVQCGYCLPSCPTYKTMEKETHSPRGRINLVKMAAEGKIPISQLKEPIDLCLGCRACETACPTNVQYGKILDSAKVALQNEVNDRSKAKKYFKDLIFKHTLPNERTLNLLGNGLRMYQKSGLKQIAHKSGIINLFPKKISAFDQITPNIPSQAKKRQRPRVLKPEGEAAFKIGFFKGCIMDTVFSEINDLSMKLLRASGCEVVLIEEQTCCGALQSHSGDREIAKSLAKANIEAFEQHSFDFIVNSIGGCGAMLVEYHHLFEDDPEWYERAKAFAEKNKDISFVLSQLELPFKKEINKVVTYQPSCHMTNVQKLTKEPLLLLRSIPGITYREHDQANMCCGSAGIYNIVNYEESMEILDEKMKNIQKISPDIIVTTNPGCHLQMKLGVVRENLSNSVEVVHLVELLCEACDIKVDG
- a CDS encoding hypothetical protein (product_source=Hypo-rule applied; superfamily=82866; transmembrane_helix_parts=Inside_1_20,TMhelix_21_40,Outside_41_49,TMhelix_50_72,Inside_73_81) is translated as MPIIVFFISDSDCVKRDAKCSLFSHIIPVISVVVSVLIGITVLWSSALDFLVFGLIAFVGLINIIVVIWNIVQGVKLIVAE
- a CDS encoding glycolate oxidase (product_source=KO:K00104; cath_funfam=1.10.45.10,3.30.43.10,3.30.465.10; cog=COG0277; ko=KO:K00104; pfam=PF01565,PF02913; superfamily=55103; tigrfam=TIGR00387) → MSKQTQIDQILEELKNFIEPKRLLTQLEDLVSFSYDASFGVYLPEIVVQPTSTDEVQKLMKLANKYKVPVYPRGQGTSLSGGPLPVKGGMVLDFSQWDQKLEIYPDDLIAVVSPGVLTSDINAAANEYGLMYPPDPSSSNVSTIGGNLAENAGGPRGLKYGVTKDYVIGLEAVTPEGEIFRTGGRTVKNVTGYDLTKLIVGSEGTLAVITEAILRLFPKPPATKTLMAIFNDIVDSGRAISKVLSSGILPSKMELMDQASVVAVENYQPLGLPTDIEAILLIELDGHPQAIEEEIVKVEQICKEVGAREVKVSRNEEEALQLWKARKLVSPAIARIKPTKISEDATVPRSKIPEMFKRLKEIKNKYQIDLVVFGHAGDGNLHPNIIADQRDVEEMKRVEKAVEEIFAAAVELGGTLSGEHGIGTMKAPFLEMELGKVGIEMMKRIKQSWDPNNILNPGKIFPEEGQRFVLRSE
- a CDS encoding putative permease (product_source=COG0679; cog=COG0679; ko=KO:K07088; pfam=PF03547; transmembrane_helix_parts=Outside_1_4,TMhelix_5_24,Inside_25_35,TMhelix_36_55,Outside_56_67,TMhelix_68_90,Inside_91_101,TMhelix_102_124,Outside_125_127,TMhelix_128_150,Inside_151_162,TMhelix_163_181,Outside_182_190,TMhelix_191_213,Inside_214_225,TMhelix_226_248,Outside_249_257,TMhelix_258_275,Inside_276_287,TMhelix_288_310,Outside_311_311), giving the protein MDMSTLLSSFGIMTIIILLGFIIARKYKVTAESKQLLIIIIIHIAVPSIILNGIFNTDMNGTTLAKMFMIFLLSIMFNTVGILLGWFSAVIFRFRAIKAKKIAILSGLGNTGFIGIPLCERLFGPEGGLLAAIYDAGLDVVAFTLVIVLLQKNEKFSFRSFKAIMNMPIAAIMIGVSIAIIGYQPPLLIKHLTSTLANLAAPLAMIYIGLLIPEFLKEKKKIPVRFVSLSLIMKLFIIPLLFIMILQIMPIAVEVKNVVSIQVSMPTFMLATVLFAKYANDEETAVMITIYSTILSLITVPLIVYATSLFL